One stretch of Muribaculum intestinale DNA includes these proteins:
- a CDS encoding DUF418 domain-containing protein, protein MANTSDTMASAQRLDVVDALRGFALLAIVLLHNLEHYNIFYGNLAVPDWLGATDRILTDVIYFFFAGKAYATFSLLFGFSFYIQMRNARRRGHDFRLRFAWRMLLLVCFSQLHALFYNGDILLLYAFCGLLLIPASGWSDRRVLIVATVLMLQPYAWGKMIYGWLNPEYVDTNSLFAQFAAVAEETGRHGGLLATLADNIWNGQLYSNFWQVEAGRLFQTPALFLLGMWLGRRNLFSDDAANRIFWKKALMYAAVAAIPLYALKTYVPQHISNITVASYYGIAIPMLYNFVFMVILVSLFILAWYGRGNGYRFQRSIIAYGRMSLTNYITQSIIGVAVYYNFGLGLWDSVGPALSVLIGLAIFMAQLMFSRYWLGRHKQGPLEYLWKRGTWIGAGTLITTRA, encoded by the coding sequence ATGGCAAATACCTCTGATACCATGGCGTCGGCGCAGCGTCTTGATGTAGTTGATGCACTGCGCGGATTCGCACTTCTTGCGATAGTGTTGCTCCATAATCTTGAGCATTACAATATTTTTTATGGTAATCTTGCAGTCCCCGACTGGCTTGGTGCGACCGACAGAATATTGACTGATGTAATTTATTTCTTTTTCGCCGGCAAGGCATATGCCACTTTCTCGCTGCTGTTCGGATTCAGTTTCTATATACAGATGAGGAACGCGCGTCGCCGCGGACATGATTTCAGACTCAGGTTTGCGTGGCGTATGCTGTTGCTTGTGTGTTTCTCACAACTGCATGCATTGTTTTACAACGGTGACATACTGCTCCTTTACGCCTTCTGCGGACTGTTGCTGATACCGGCTTCGGGATGGAGCGACCGCCGTGTGCTCATAGTGGCTACTGTACTTATGCTGCAGCCGTATGCCTGGGGCAAGATGATTTACGGATGGCTCAATCCGGAGTATGTCGACACCAACTCTCTGTTCGCGCAGTTTGCGGCTGTGGCCGAGGAGACCGGACGCCATGGCGGCCTGCTTGCTACGCTTGCCGACAATATATGGAACGGTCAGCTCTACAGCAATTTTTGGCAGGTAGAGGCGGGCCGCCTGTTTCAGACTCCGGCGCTGTTCCTGTTAGGGATGTGGCTTGGGCGCAGGAATCTGTTTTCTGACGATGCCGCCAACCGCATTTTCTGGAAGAAGGCGCTCATGTATGCTGCCGTGGCCGCGATACCATTGTATGCACTCAAGACATATGTGCCTCAGCATATATCGAATATCACAGTGGCATCCTACTACGGAATCGCAATCCCGATGCTCTACAACTTTGTGTTTATGGTGATTCTTGTGTCGCTCTTCATACTGGCATGGTATGGGCGCGGCAATGGATACAGATTTCAGCGTTCGATAATAGCCTACGGGCGCATGAGTCTTACCAACTATATCACACAAAGCATAATAGGCGTGGCCGTGTACTACAACTTCGGTCTCGGGCTGTGGGATTCCGTAGGGCCGGCTCTGTCAGTGCTCATAGGTCTGGCCATATTCATGGCTCAGCTGATGTTTAGCCGCTATTGGCTCGGCAGACATAAGCAGGGTCCGCTCGAATATCTGTGGAAACGCGGCACATGGATAGGAGCCGGTACACTGATAACCACCAGGGCCTGA
- a CDS encoding ISAs1 family transposase, with amino-acid sequence MQIEIFSKVKDPRDLGKVKHELEDVLRMALIGVLCDCEDCDDISDMVTDREEEFKAAGLLKLSNGVPCGDTILRVVESVNPAQLRASLDCCRGHIIESLCGNQVIIDGKKLRGENPRSPGCHGLYILNAWVSETEICVAEKPVDGKTNELTVLPSVLSSLWLTGALVSVDAMGTHRNIAEQIMLQGGDYLMALKDNQPILKSLTESIFSRTTPLSVYTTEEKGHGRVEKRTCSIMDTTLLEQEGMYEKWPGLKRIIKMERERTENGARSRETIYYLSSVEKDEASYYAMRIRAHWGIENKLHWHLDVTFREDMCRVRAKNGAVNFSAMRKYALEMLKKQNDKLSLKRRRKKCMWSTEYLYKVFKDS; translated from the coding sequence ATGCAAATAGAAATTTTCAGCAAAGTAAAAGACCCGCGCGACTTGGGCAAGGTTAAACATGAGCTCGAGGATGTGCTCCGAATGGCACTCATCGGCGTGTTGTGTGATTGTGAGGACTGTGACGACATATCGGATATGGTTACAGACCGAGAGGAAGAATTCAAGGCCGCCGGATTGCTGAAGCTTAGCAACGGCGTCCCGTGTGGTGACACGATACTTCGTGTTGTAGAGTCTGTCAATCCCGCTCAGCTCCGGGCAAGTCTTGATTGCTGCCGAGGCCACATAATCGAATCCCTGTGCGGCAATCAGGTCATCATTGACGGTAAGAAACTGCGGGGTGAAAATCCCAGGAGTCCCGGATGCCACGGACTGTATATCCTCAATGCGTGGGTATCTGAAACAGAAATCTGCGTTGCCGAAAAGCCGGTGGATGGCAAGACCAACGAACTTACGGTTCTGCCGTCCGTATTGTCCTCTTTATGGCTTACAGGGGCATTGGTTTCAGTCGACGCAATGGGGACCCACCGTAATATCGCAGAACAGATCATGCTCCAGGGCGGCGACTATCTGATGGCGCTTAAAGACAATCAGCCGATACTCAAGAGCTTGACGGAAAGTATCTTTAGTAGGACTACTCCATTATCAGTATACACAACCGAGGAAAAGGGGCACGGAAGAGTTGAGAAGAGAACCTGTTCAATTATGGATACGACACTTTTGGAACAGGAGGGAATGTACGAGAAGTGGCCCGGTCTTAAACGTATCATAAAGATGGAGCGTGAGCGTACTGAGAACGGGGCCCGCTCGCGTGAAACAATCTACTATCTCAGCAGCGTGGAGAAAGATGAGGCTTCTTACTATGCGATGCGTATTCGTGCGCACTGGGGTATCGAGAACAAACTGCACTGGCATCTCGACGTGACGTTTCGGGAAGATATGTGCCGCGTACGCGCCAAGAATGGCGCTGTCAATTTTTCAGCGATGCGCAAGTATGCATTGGAAATGCTTAAAAAGCAGAACGATAAACTCAGCCTTAAACGAAGACGCAAAAAATGTATGTGGAGCACTGAATATCTGTACAAAGTCTTTAAGGATAGTTAA
- a CDS encoding IS5 family transposase, producing MHEINLYQTHLTEGQWSYINKEFLENDRRKRKYSLQSVFEAILYLLASGCQWRRLPHDYPAWKSVYYYYHKWRQEGRVEHFLEKLVRKIRRKRGQASSPSVGAMDAQSVRWGSRQGDNGYDGNKKVKGVKRNIITDRNGFILARKVCNAGIHDSKMAHDLCGLADDVWEDLRKVLSDRGYRGDVDKDIEKDFGIELEVSNTPNGVKGFLPKPLRWVVERTFAWLDSCRRLARNYEILNESAEEMIDFAAIKFLINKI from the coding sequence ATGCACGAAATCAATCTCTATCAGACACATCTGACCGAGGGTCAGTGGTCTTATATAAACAAAGAATTCCTTGAAAATGATAGACGCAAGAGAAAATATTCACTACAATCAGTTTTTGAAGCTATCCTCTACCTATTGGCCAGCGGTTGTCAATGGCGAAGGTTGCCTCACGACTATCCCGCGTGGAAAAGTGTCTATTATTACTACCATAAATGGAGACAAGAGGGTCGTGTCGAGCATTTCCTTGAGAAACTCGTCAGAAAGATACGTCGCAAACGCGGCCAGGCATCAAGTCCGAGTGTTGGCGCGATGGATGCCCAAAGTGTCAGATGGGGTAGCAGACAGGGAGATAACGGATATGACGGCAACAAAAAAGTCAAGGGTGTCAAAAGGAATATCATCACCGACCGCAATGGCTTCATCCTTGCGAGGAAAGTCTGTAACGCTGGTATTCACGATTCAAAAATGGCTCATGATCTATGCGGACTGGCGGATGATGTATGGGAAGACCTGCGCAAGGTATTGTCCGACCGAGGGTATCGGGGAGACGTGGACAAAGACATTGAAAAAGACTTCGGCATCGAGCTTGAGGTATCCAATACCCCCAATGGAGTTAAGGGATTCCTGCCAAAGCCGCTCAGATGGGTGGTTGAGAGGACTTTCGCATGGCTTGACTCTTGCCGCAGACTCGCCCGGAACTATGAGATACTGAATGAATCAGCGGAAGAAATGATTGATTTCGCTGCCATAAAATTTTTAATCAATAAAATTTAG
- a CDS encoding response regulator transcription factor, giving the protein MKTADDFFIPDNEVKLPEELDYSRVSEYIRSAEAFSRSTYQSVYIIDYFKQNFLYVSPNPMFLCGLTPEQMMRLGYRFYLEYVPEDEQQFLIDLNEAGFSFHQTIPVNERKDWYISYDFNILNGGKKILVNHKLTSLVLTSDGRIWLALCVVSASTHTSPGHIEMHRVGSSEYFEYNRNTRRWDKRQMPTLTDGEKAVLTLSIQGYTMSEIAARICLSPDTIKKYRQRIFEKLDVRNISEAIVAATNNKLL; this is encoded by the coding sequence ATGAAAACGGCCGACGATTTCTTCATTCCCGATAATGAGGTCAAGCTCCCTGAAGAACTTGACTATAGCCGAGTGTCGGAATATATTAGGTCGGCAGAGGCTTTTTCCCGCTCAACATATCAGAGTGTCTATATTATCGACTATTTTAAACAGAATTTCCTGTATGTGTCGCCCAATCCGATGTTCCTGTGCGGACTGACACCGGAGCAGATGATGAGACTGGGCTACCGTTTCTATCTGGAATATGTACCGGAAGATGAACAGCAGTTTTTAATTGATCTGAACGAGGCTGGATTTTCATTCCATCAAACAATTCCAGTCAATGAACGCAAAGACTGGTACATTTCTTACGACTTTAATATACTGAACGGTGGCAAGAAGATTCTCGTCAATCACAAGCTCACCTCTCTTGTACTGACATCCGACGGTCGTATATGGCTTGCACTCTGTGTTGTTTCGGCATCGACCCACACATCTCCCGGTCATATTGAGATGCACCGTGTAGGTTCTTCAGAATATTTTGAATATAACCGAAATACACGCAGATGGGACAAACGGCAGATGCCGACTCTTACCGATGGGGAAAAGGCTGTGCTAACTCTGTCAATTCAAGGCTACACCATGTCTGAGATCGCTGCCCGAATATGTCTGTCGCCAGACACCATCAAGAAATACCGTCAGCGCATATTCGAGAAACTTGATGTGCGCAATATATCCGAAGCCATAGTTGCCGCTACAAACAATAAACTACTCTAA
- a CDS encoding GNAT family N-acetyltransferase, translating to MKLVKLTPDTELAGFDCGDEDLNNFLVEDAKGFLDKRIATSYILEDDGNIVAYFCLLNDKISRQDVTNSQWKKIKGGFPERKQFGSYPAIKIGRFAVSSQYKGRSIGTDLMNLLKGMLNENPIYSAFRYLTVDAYLSAIDFYQKNDFKILSEKILGDHTRLMFFDMMELE from the coding sequence GTGAAACTTGTAAAACTTACTCCCGATACCGAACTTGCAGGGTTTGATTGCGGTGATGAAGATTTGAATAATTTTCTTGTCGAGGATGCCAAAGGTTTCCTCGACAAACGTATTGCCACATCTTATATTCTGGAGGATGATGGAAATATCGTTGCGTATTTCTGTCTTCTGAATGACAAAATTAGCCGTCAGGATGTGACGAACAGTCAATGGAAGAAGATAAAGGGAGGATTTCCTGAGCGTAAGCAATTCGGAAGTTATCCGGCAATTAAGATTGGCAGATTCGCAGTATCGTCACAGTACAAAGGTCGTAGCATCGGTACTGACCTGATGAACCTACTAAAAGGTATGCTCAACGAGAATCCCATTTACTCCGCTTTCCGTTACCTGACTGTTGATGCGTATCTATCCGCCATAGATTTTTATCAAAAGAATGACTTCAAGATATTATCAGAGAAGATTTTGGGCGACCACACCCGTTTGATGTTCTTCGATATGATGGAGTTGGAATAA
- a CDS encoding TonB-dependent receptor — translation MRIETTILRYISFAVAVLWAACSPAMAESVRIHGRITDGDNRAMEFVTVRVAGTAIGTMSGLDGDYSLSTAEADTITVVFTCIGYKEQQRKLVDAKGDVTLNMRMFRTVKELQEVEVSEVKKQIGAMQSVDVSAYRLSPDVSGGSVESMISTMAGVTGSNEMSSQYSVRGGSYDENLVYINGVEVYRPQLITSGQQEGLSIINPDMVGKVNFSTGGFGAEYGDRMSSVLDITYRQPEAFEGSASLSLMGGSLSLGSGSGRFSQLHGLRYKRNNSVLSSMETKGEYDPDFFDYQTNLNFRLSDRWHMAFLGNVAINNYKFTPVNRETAFGTAMDAKKFKVYFDGQEKDRFETYFGALSLRYSASRSSSLTLFASGFLTNELVAYDISGEYWLDQAGTSGSDGVGGELGVGRYHEHARDRLKASVMTMAMRGVTAIGNHQISYGVQYNHENIYERAREWERRDSAGFSLPTDPDLLRVIYNLSSRQDFSSNRVSLHAQDTYRMQTESGFLSVSGGLRMSYWDFNKEFLVSPRVSVGFVPASNDRWALRFATGLYYQAPFYKEYRMIVADDNDNSVVELNRDIKSQRSWHFILGSDYTFRAMNRPFKLSAEAYYKALGNLVPYEIDNLKLVYDGVNATSGYAMGLDFKLFGQFVPGSDSWLSFSLMKTQETIRGVKVPRPNDRRYSVALYFTDYFPRIPRLKFSLRGIFMDGLPATAPRSTRDRGYFRTPAYKRVDLGASYALLPPLKEGESRSGVWRHFKAVWLGLDCFNLFDISNVSSYYWVTDVNELQYAVPNYLTRRQLNVRLTVDF, via the coding sequence ATGAGAATAGAAACGACTATTTTACGATATATATCTTTCGCAGTCGCAGTGTTGTGGGCTGCGTGCAGTCCGGCAATGGCCGAGTCGGTAAGGATACATGGGCGCATCACCGATGGCGACAACCGTGCTATGGAGTTTGTCACCGTGCGTGTGGCCGGTACGGCCATCGGCACAATGTCGGGGCTTGATGGTGATTACAGTCTGTCGACAGCCGAAGCCGATACGATAACCGTTGTGTTTACCTGCATCGGCTACAAGGAGCAGCAGCGCAAGCTGGTCGATGCCAAGGGCGACGTGACTCTTAACATGCGCATGTTCCGCACTGTAAAAGAGCTGCAGGAAGTAGAGGTCAGCGAGGTGAAGAAGCAGATTGGGGCCATGCAGTCGGTCGACGTGTCGGCCTACCGTCTGTCGCCCGATGTCAGCGGCGGGTCGGTCGAGTCTATGATAAGCACTATGGCCGGCGTGACAGGCTCCAACGAGATGTCGTCGCAGTATTCGGTGCGCGGAGGCTCGTATGATGAGAATCTCGTATATATCAACGGCGTGGAGGTATACCGTCCACAGCTTATCACCTCGGGACAGCAGGAGGGACTCAGCATCATCAATCCTGATATGGTGGGTAAAGTCAACTTTTCTACCGGCGGATTCGGCGCGGAATATGGCGACAGGATGTCGTCGGTGCTTGATATCACGTATCGCCAGCCCGAGGCATTCGAGGGGAGTGCCTCACTCAGCCTGATGGGTGGCAGTCTGTCGCTCGGCTCGGGGAGCGGACGCTTCTCGCAGCTCCACGGATTGCGCTACAAGCGCAACAACTCGGTGTTGTCGAGCATGGAGACAAAGGGTGAGTATGACCCCGACTTTTTTGACTATCAGACCAATCTCAACTTCCGTCTTTCCGACCGCTGGCACATGGCGTTTCTTGGCAATGTGGCCATCAACAACTATAAGTTCACTCCTGTCAACCGCGAGACCGCGTTTGGCACAGCCATGGACGCCAAGAAATTCAAGGTATATTTCGACGGTCAGGAGAAGGACCGTTTCGAGACATATTTCGGAGCTTTGTCGCTCCGCTACTCCGCATCGCGGAGTTCGAGCCTTACGCTCTTTGCCTCGGGATTTCTCACCAACGAACTTGTGGCCTACGACATAAGCGGCGAGTACTGGCTCGACCAGGCCGGAACATCCGGTTCCGACGGCGTGGGCGGTGAGCTTGGGGTAGGGCGATATCACGAGCACGCCCGCGACAGGCTTAAAGCCTCGGTGATGACTATGGCTATGCGTGGTGTGACCGCCATAGGAAACCATCAGATAAGCTATGGGGTGCAGTACAACCACGAGAATATATATGAACGCGCGCGCGAATGGGAACGGCGCGACTCGGCTGGATTCTCGCTTCCTACCGACCCCGACCTGCTGAGAGTGATATATAATCTGAGTTCGCGGCAGGATTTCTCGTCCAACCGTGTCAGCCTCCACGCGCAGGACACATACCGCATGCAGACGGAGTCGGGATTTCTGTCGGTGTCGGGCGGACTGCGCATGTCGTACTGGGATTTCAACAAGGAGTTTCTTGTAAGTCCCCGTGTCAGTGTGGGTTTTGTCCCTGCGTCCAACGACCGCTGGGCTTTGCGCTTTGCTACCGGACTTTATTATCAGGCGCCTTTCTATAAGGAGTACCGCATGATTGTGGCCGACGACAACGACAATAGTGTGGTCGAGCTCAACCGCGACATAAAGTCGCAGCGGTCGTGGCATTTTATACTCGGCAGCGACTATACCTTCAGGGCTATGAACCGGCCTTTCAAACTATCTGCCGAGGCCTATTACAAGGCTCTGGGTAATCTGGTGCCATATGAGATTGACAATCTCAAGCTGGTATACGACGGAGTCAACGCCACGAGCGGATATGCCATGGGGCTTGATTTCAAGCTGTTCGGTCAGTTTGTGCCGGGTTCCGACTCATGGCTCAGTTTCTCTCTGATGAAGACGCAGGAGACCATCAGGGGGGTGAAGGTACCACGTCCAAACGACCGGCGCTACAGTGTGGCCCTGTACTTTACCGATTACTTCCCGCGCATACCGAGGCTCAAATTTAGTCTGCGCGGCATATTCATGGACGGCCTCCCCGCTACAGCTCCGCGCTCGACCCGCGACAGGGGATATTTCCGAACGCCTGCCTACAAGCGCGTCGATCTGGGTGCGTCGTATGCGTTGCTCCCTCCGCTCAAGGAGGGCGAGAGCCGTAGCGGTGTATGGCGCCACTTTAAGGCTGTGTGGCTTGGACTGGATTGCTTCAACCTGTTTGACATATCCAATGTCAGTTCCTACTATTGGGTAACTGATGTAAACGAGCTTCAGTATGCTGTGCCCAACTATCTTACGCGTCGCCAGCTCAATGTGAGGCTTACCGTGGATTTTTGA
- a CDS encoding T9SS-dependent choice-of-anchor J family protein has product MKKLLPLALSCMIMANAPAIAGETAYGYLFGSKTGENGFVSFDIDNPQKLTVKNRVYSYIHPSAGEYVDGRIYTYQVELGEISGISSDSWAVYDGETFKRIEQKNMYAMNRMVDMTFDYTTNTLYGLIEDKYTTGVVDATSLCAIDMSTGEYTIIGSPGELKAIDGYGREDIDALITLACDADGQLYAMSHYRYFYKIDKHTAKLTQVGERHNLGTASQFQSMTFDAEGRLWWGQQHPDYAHFCEIDLTTAIPGGFVDFRTDYDKLNKLGDDAQVTAIFFKDKTIRKQSLKAVDALKAEIDKTDINAVQLSWALPTENYAGENAAPTGIKIYRLGTSGPIATLGADATTYTDNATGDGKVTYEVIPCNEAGDGFPAFITLFAGYDRLNAVTDIAVSVDDRTATLTWKAPTSTVNGGYADYNAITYNVYRGLGETVTPVATGISSTEFSETITDNGGFFYVIEPLCGGITGVSAKSETFVLTSTATIPYFTGFEDDGDGSQWTIINNPASAGWSIGKKNYIYDGKKTAIGSTNGKPADDWLISPAIEFEAGDHILDYYANGASYDTHSYEICLGTDGRSPDSFTTSIYSVTDAKVYDPDGANLAGTETKGWAHVEVKFNVAKAGTYHLGIHNVNTCTYANLRIDNLSIKKAATSGIDTINEGEPVALVITPGTVTVSASSAITSIIIVNLQGQTIRAFSSADNSVEINTSGLAGGVYVITATTSDGQTARFKAKF; this is encoded by the coding sequence ATGAAAAAACTTTTACCACTCGCACTATCATGCATGATTATGGCGAATGCCCCGGCAATAGCCGGAGAAACAGCCTACGGCTACCTCTTCGGCTCAAAAACCGGAGAAAACGGCTTTGTATCGTTTGATATCGACAATCCACAGAAACTGACCGTCAAAAACCGTGTATACAGTTATATACACCCTTCGGCAGGCGAATATGTCGACGGCAGGATATACACATATCAGGTAGAACTCGGCGAAATTTCCGGCATCAGCTCCGACAGCTGGGCCGTGTACGACGGGGAAACATTCAAGCGGATTGAACAGAAAAACATGTATGCGATGAACCGCATGGTCGACATGACATTCGACTATACCACCAACACTCTGTACGGACTGATAGAGGACAAGTACACAACAGGGGTGGTAGACGCCACAAGTCTGTGTGCCATCGACATGAGTACCGGAGAATACACCATAATAGGCTCGCCGGGAGAGCTGAAAGCCATCGACGGATACGGACGCGAGGACATTGACGCTCTGATTACTCTCGCATGCGACGCCGACGGCCAGCTCTACGCCATGTCCCATTACCGCTATTTCTATAAAATCGACAAACATACGGCAAAGCTGACACAGGTGGGCGAACGACATAATCTCGGCACAGCCTCACAGTTTCAGTCTATGACATTCGACGCCGAAGGCCGACTGTGGTGGGGCCAGCAGCATCCCGACTATGCTCACTTCTGCGAAATCGACCTTACAACGGCAATCCCCGGCGGATTCGTAGACTTCCGCACCGACTACGACAAGCTCAACAAACTTGGCGACGACGCCCAGGTGACTGCCATATTCTTCAAGGACAAAACTATACGCAAGCAGTCGCTCAAAGCGGTCGATGCCCTCAAGGCTGAAATCGACAAGACCGACATCAACGCCGTACAGCTGTCATGGGCTCTTCCCACAGAAAACTATGCCGGAGAAAATGCAGCTCCTACAGGCATCAAGATATACCGCCTCGGCACATCCGGACCGATTGCCACTCTCGGCGCCGACGCCACAACATACACCGACAATGCGACCGGCGACGGTAAAGTGACCTACGAGGTAATACCCTGCAACGAAGCCGGCGACGGATTCCCGGCGTTCATAACCCTCTTTGCCGGTTACGACCGTCTCAACGCAGTGACCGACATAGCAGTCAGCGTGGATGACCGTACCGCCACCCTGACATGGAAAGCCCCGACCTCAACTGTCAACGGCGGATATGCCGACTACAACGCCATCACCTACAACGTATACCGCGGCCTTGGCGAGACAGTGACTCCGGTAGCCACCGGCATATCGTCAACAGAATTCTCCGAGACAATCACCGACAATGGCGGATTCTTCTACGTAATCGAACCTCTGTGCGGCGGCATCACCGGAGTGAGCGCAAAGTCAGAGACATTCGTGCTTACATCTACCGCCACAATACCCTACTTCACCGGATTCGAGGATGACGGCGACGGCTCACAATGGACCATAATCAACAATCCGGCAAGCGCGGGATGGTCAATCGGCAAAAAAAACTACATCTACGACGGCAAAAAGACCGCAATCGGAAGCACCAACGGCAAGCCGGCCGACGACTGGCTCATATCGCCCGCGATAGAGTTTGAGGCAGGCGACCACATCCTCGATTACTATGCCAACGGAGCATCATACGACACCCACTCATATGAAATATGTCTCGGCACCGACGGCCGGTCGCCCGACAGCTTTACCACATCGATCTACTCAGTGACCGACGCCAAAGTATACGACCCTGACGGAGCCAACCTCGCCGGCACAGAGACAAAAGGCTGGGCCCACGTAGAAGTAAAGTTCAATGTTGCCAAAGCGGGCACCTACCATCTCGGCATCCACAACGTCAATACATGCACATACGCCAACCTGCGTATCGACAATCTTTCGATTAAGAAAGCTGCAACCTCCGGTATCGACACCATAAATGAAGGAGAGCCTGTAGCGCTCGTCATCACCCCGGGCACGGTAACAGTCAGCGCATCCTCAGCCATCACCTCGATAATCATCGTAAACCTCCAGGGACAGACGATAAGAGCCTTCAGCAGCGCCGACAACTCGGTTGAAATAAACACATCAGGCCTTGCCGGCGGAGTCTACGTCATAACAGCCACCACCTCCGACGGACAGACCGCCCGCTTCAAAGCTAAGTTCTAA
- a CDS encoding nucleotidyltransferase, whose amino-acid sequence MKPTLFVLAAGMGSRYGGLKQLDSLGPNGETIMDYSIYDAIHSGFGKVVFVIRKDFEQDFRDKILSKYEGHIPVEVVFQSTDALPEGFTCPADRSKPWGTNHAVLMGKDVIKEPFAVINADDFYGRDAFRVIAEELQRPRDKKGDYCMVGFRVGNTMTENGSVARGVCETKDGLLTSVVERTAISYDKDHNIVFTDENGVEQTLQPNTPVSMNLWGFTPDYFDYSEREFKKFLEKDINTPKAEFFIPLCIDTLINSGEATVKVLDTESKWFGVTYAADRPGVVAKFAELHRDGTYPEKLF is encoded by the coding sequence ATGAAACCGACATTATTCGTACTGGCCGCAGGCATGGGCTCGCGCTATGGCGGCCTCAAGCAGCTCGACAGTCTCGGTCCCAACGGCGAGACAATCATGGACTACTCGATTTACGACGCTATCCACTCCGGATTCGGCAAGGTGGTATTCGTAATCCGCAAGGACTTCGAGCAGGATTTCCGCGACAAGATTCTTTCCAAATATGAGGGCCACATCCCCGTTGAGGTTGTGTTCCAGTCGACCGACGCTCTTCCCGAAGGCTTCACATGCCCTGCCGACCGCAGCAAGCCCTGGGGTACCAACCACGCCGTGCTCATGGGCAAGGATGTAATAAAGGAACCGTTTGCAGTAATCAATGCCGACGACTTCTATGGCCGCGACGCATTCCGCGTAATCGCCGAGGAGCTCCAGCGTCCCCGCGACAAGAAGGGCGACTACTGTATGGTAGGTTTCCGCGTAGGCAACACAATGACCGAAAACGGCTCGGTGGCCCGCGGTGTATGCGAGACAAAGGATGGTCTGCTCACCTCTGTAGTGGAGCGTACCGCCATCTCCTACGACAAGGACCACAATATCGTATTTACCGACGAGAACGGTGTGGAGCAGACACTCCAGCCCAACACCCCTGTGTCGATGAACCTCTGGGGCTTTACTCCCGACTACTTCGACTACAGCGAGCGTGAATTCAAGAAATTCCTTGAGAAGGATATCAACACTCCCAAGGCCGAATTCTTCATCCCCCTCTGCATCGACACACTCATCAACTCGGGCGAGGCTACCGTAAAGGTGCTCGACACAGAGTCAAAGTGGTTTGGTGTGACATATGCCGCCGACCGCCCCGGAGTTGTAGCCAAGTTTGCCGAACTCCACCGCGACGGCACATATCCCGAAAAACTTTTCTGA